One Acutalibacter muris DNA window includes the following coding sequences:
- a CDS encoding late competence development ComFB family protein, with the protein MANTKNSRSNKTAHVLNLLTEPGEASKEPARTPAAAPAPAPTPDNSEEVASAIRDALEEDLLSELSEETPVPAEPPLAAESPEPEPAPAEEEPVPEPEPEPLPEPEPEPEPEPVKAAEPQPQEPPQKANPMEDITYINVLQALVEDKVDKYMKQFKMCACRRCRTDVVALALTTLPAKYIVVPEHESVPMLSIYESRYGAAVTAQLIAACQKVSANPRHSGESDGRLRLGAPRRED; encoded by the coding sequence ATGGCTAATACAAAAAATTCCCGATCCAACAAGACCGCCCATGTGCTGAACCTGCTCACCGAGCCCGGCGAGGCCTCGAAGGAGCCCGCGCGCACCCCTGCGGCCGCCCCTGCCCCTGCCCCCACCCCGGATAACTCCGAGGAGGTGGCAAGCGCCATCCGCGACGCCCTTGAGGAGGACCTGCTGTCCGAGCTCTCTGAGGAGACCCCCGTCCCGGCGGAGCCCCCCCTGGCGGCAGAGTCGCCCGAGCCTGAACCCGCCCCGGCAGAAGAAGAGCCGGTACCGGAGCCAGAGCCGGAGCCCCTTCCAGAGCCCGAACCCGAGCCCGAGCCGGAGCCTGTAAAGGCGGCGGAACCCCAGCCCCAGGAGCCCCCCCAGAAGGCAAATCCCATGGAGGACATCACCTATATCAATGTGCTGCAGGCCCTGGTAGAGGACAAGGTGGACAAGTATATGAAGCAGTTCAAGATGTGCGCCTGCCGCCGCTGCCGCACCGACGTGGTGGCCCTGGCCCTGACCACCCTGCCCGCAAAGTACATTGTGGTGCCCGAGCACGAGAGCGTGCCCATGCTCTCCATCTATGAGAGCCGCTATGGCGCGGCGGTAACCGCCCAGCTTATCGCCGCCTGCCAGAAGGTGTCGGCAAACCCCAGGCACTCCGGCGAAAGCGACGGGCGGCTGCGCCTGGGCGCGCCGCGCCGGGAGGACTGA
- a CDS encoding carbon storage regulator, which yields MLILRRRAGESFLIGEGVKVTVIATKDKEVQLAIDAPKEVAVLRAELANAMRENREAADEKSMPQELIAAFSMLREKPGESE from the coding sequence ATGCTGATCCTGCGCAGAAGGGCGGGGGAGTCCTTCCTCATCGGAGAGGGGGTCAAGGTGACCGTTATCGCCACAAAGGATAAAGAGGTGCAGCTGGCCATTGACGCGCCCAAGGAGGTGGCCGTGCTGCGTGCGGAGCTGGCCAACGCCATGCGCGAGAACCGGGAGGCCGCGGACGAAAAGAGTATGCCCCAGGAGCTTATCGCGGCGTTCTCAATGCTGAGGGAGAAGCCCGGGGAAAGCGAATAA
- the fliW gene encoding flagellar assembly protein FliW, whose product MKLSTKYFGEIDYGEEDVIRFPEGIFAFEEEKEFVLLPFSGSDGTLLCLQSVATPQLAFVVMNPFALHLEYAPVLQPEELEGLGVKDSRELCYYVLCVVKNPVSTSTVNMKCPVAINDETQTGAQVILDTDEYGMKHLLSEFQAGEGSSC is encoded by the coding sequence TTGAAGCTTTCGACAAAGTATTTTGGCGAGATAGATTACGGGGAGGAGGACGTTATCCGTTTTCCGGAGGGGATCTTTGCCTTTGAGGAGGAGAAGGAGTTTGTGCTCCTGCCCTTTTCCGGCAGCGACGGAACACTCCTCTGCCTGCAGAGCGTTGCGACCCCCCAGCTGGCTTTCGTGGTGATGAATCCTTTTGCCCTGCATTTGGAGTACGCGCCAGTGCTGCAGCCCGAGGAGCTGGAGGGGCTGGGCGTGAAGGACAGCCGGGAGCTGTGCTACTATGTGCTCTGCGTGGTGAAAAACCCGGTCTCCACCAGCACGGTGAATATGAAATGCCCGGTGGCCATCAACGACGAGACCCAGACCGGGGCTCAGGTGATCCTTGATACTGATGAGTATGGAATGAAGCACCTTCTGTCCGAGTTCCAGGCGGGGGAGGGGTCGTCATGCTGA
- a CDS encoding DUF6470 family protein — MGPLIEITTVPIEIEMKTTNAHLVYSRGTAEVEISRDKGGLNIKSRPIKLNVDSFQAQSSIRPTTAQSVKQAAQAGKQAAYQATATYAKRGQLVMDAKLGQELITHFAQETQDAHLGRSLDEFGLGFLPEGGIDLDWEPGQMQIRYEMDKLNFDWKTGGQGFEFVPGDIEFSVTQRPEVIIKYVGGALYVPPSADPNYEPVDVRA, encoded by the coding sequence GTGGGACCGTTGATTGAGATCACTACCGTACCTATCGAAATCGAGATGAAGACCACCAATGCCCATCTGGTATACTCCAGGGGCACCGCCGAAGTGGAGATATCCCGTGACAAGGGGGGCCTGAATATTAAGAGCAGGCCTATAAAGCTGAACGTGGACTCCTTCCAGGCCCAGAGCTCCATCCGCCCCACCACCGCCCAGAGCGTGAAGCAGGCGGCCCAGGCGGGCAAGCAGGCGGCCTATCAGGCCACGGCCACCTACGCCAAGCGGGGCCAGCTGGTGATGGACGCGAAGCTTGGCCAGGAGCTTATCACCCACTTTGCCCAGGAGACCCAGGACGCCCATCTGGGCCGCAGCCTGGACGAGTTCGGGCTGGGCTTTTTGCCCGAGGGGGGCATAGACCTGGACTGGGAGCCCGGGCAGATGCAGATACGCTATGAGATGGATAAGCTGAACTTTGACTGGAAGACCGGCGGCCAAGGCTTTGAGTTCGTGCCCGGGGACATCGAGTTCTCCGTGACCCAGCGGCCCGAGGTCATCATCAAGTACGTAGGCGGCGCGCTGTATGTCCCGCCCTCGGCCGACCCCAATTATGAGCCGGTGGATGTGCGCGCCTGA